Proteins encoded in a region of the Nicotiana tomentosiformis chromosome 9, ASM39032v3, whole genome shotgun sequence genome:
- the LOC104102290 gene encoding uncharacterized protein — protein MKQPYCFLSLLIPGLKAPGNDIDVYLEPLVDELQELWYNGVDAYDASRKENFCMRAALLWTINNFPAYAYLSGWSTNGALACPSCNKETPSTRLKYGRKFSYIDARRFLSPNHKWRGNTRDFNGEVERRPAPKILYGDDILNQLDSLEDIKFDMEGKTKDNLNARRDLKEMGIRKDLHPTQRDGKWCYPAACYSLSSDEKSKVCKFLKTIKVPDGYSSNLSRCIRFLRKLKCYVRNRSRPEGSIAEGYIVEESLIFCSRYLHGSEKGYNRVDKNDEDDHVKSNCGLSIFEQKGCPLLRDTSRNLEYEQSNSNMNFDDSFFHRIMQMRKEGNSHVSCGLYSLARGPFDGIQRFMGRTSILRSKQIVLFKCDWWDIDHIGKGVKIDKHDFVSVNTNRKLATNESFVLASQAEQVFYVKDNLHPNWSIVLNGHSAYFTDGTVNEETFQQDAQDFSCTFEEDEDFMYWWRNNLDVISTDFTLADDIIEEIESEPETDDEDLLL, from the exons ATGAAACAACCATATTGCTTCTTGTCTTTGTTGATACCTGGCCTTAAAGCTCCCGGAAATGATATCGATGTGTACTTAGAACCTTTGGTGGATGAGTTGCAAGAATTGTGGTATAATGGAGTCGATGCATATGATGCTTCGAGAAAGGAGAACTTCTGTATGCGGGCAGCACTCTTATGGACTATAAATAATTTTCCAGCTTATGCCTACTTGTCTGGATGGAGCACAAATGGAGCTTTGGCTTGCCCTTCATGCAACAAAGAGACTCCGTCTACTCGATTAAAGTATGGTCGTAAGTTCTCTTACATTGATGCTCGTAGGTTTTTATCGCCTAATCATAAGTGGCGGGGAAATACACGTGATTTTAATGGGGAAGTAGAAAGAAGACCTGCTCCAAAAATTCTCTATGGAGATGATATTTTAAACCAGTTGGATAGCTTGGAAGACATTAAATTTG ATATGGAAGGAAAAACGAAAGATAATTTGAATGCTCGTCGTGATTTGAAGGAAATGGGTATAAGAAAAGATTTGCATCCAACTCAAAGAGATGGAAAATGGTGTTATCCAGCAGCATGCTATAGTTTATCATCAGACGAGAAGTCTAAAGTATGCAAGTTCTTGAAAACTATTAAGGTTCCAGATGGATATTCTTCCAATTTATCACGGTGTATAAG ATTCTTGCGCAAACTGAAATGTTATGTTCGCAATAGAAGTCGACCTGAAGGTTCTATTGCAGAAGGGTATATTGTTGAAGAAAGTCTAATATTTTGTTCAAGATATTTACATGGAAGTGAGAAAGGGTATAATCGAGTGGATAAAAATGATGAAGATGATCATGTTAAGTCAAACTGTGGATTGTCAATATTTGAACAAAAAGGTTGCCCTTTGCTAAGAGATACATCTAGAAAttt GGAGTACGAGCAGAGTAATAGTAACATGAACTTCGATGATTCGTTTTTTCATCGA atcATGCAAATGCGCAAGGAAGGAAATTCACATGTAAGTTGCGGGTTGTATTCTTTGGCTAGAGGTCCTTTTGATGGAATTCAAAGATTCATGGG TAGAACTTCAATACTTCGAAGTAAACAAATTGTTTTATTTAAATGTGATTGGTGGGATATTGATCACATTGGAAAAGGAGTGAAAATAGATAAACATGACTTTGTTAGTGTCAATACTAACCGAAAGTTAGCAACAAATGAGTCATTTGTGCTTGCATCTCAAGCAGAACAAGTTTTTTATGTCAAGGATAATCTTCATCCCAATTGGTCAATTGTCTTGAATGGTCATTCTGCTTATTTTACTGATGGTACTGTCAATGAAGAAACTTTTCAACAAGATGCTCAAGATTTCTCTTGTACatttgaagaagatgaagacttTATGTATTGGTGGAGAAATAATCTTGATGTTATCAGCACTGATTTTACCTTAGCTGATGATATTATTGAAGAAATCGAATCAGAACCTGAAACTGATGATGAAGATTTGTTACTCTAA